GGCCTTCGCCCGGCGGAACAGGTCGGCCATCCACTTCCCGGACAGCAGGGGATTGTTGAAGATCGAGCCGAAGGTAAGGGCCTTGGCGAATCCGATGCGGCCGGAGACGTCGAGATCGCCCTCCTCGGTGAGCCACAGGCTGCCGTTGCGGTTGGTGATGAAGGTGCGCTCACCGCCGGGCTGGACCAGGCCGACATTCAACGACGTCGTCAGGCCTCGCCGCACCCGCACCCGGGATACGTCCACGCCCTCGGAGCGGGCGGTGGTTGTGATGAAGGCGCCGGCCGCGTCGTCGCCGACCGCGGTCACCAGCCCCACCCGGGCGCCCAGGCGGGACAGGATGATGGACTCGTTCAGCGCATCGCCGCCCACCTGCATGGAGATGTCGTCAACCGGGTAGGAGACGGTGTCGAAAACGCGTCTGTCGACCGGGTGCAGCGGGATGTCGACCACCGCGGAGCCCACGCACAAGACGTCGAGGATGGTCAAGGTCGTCGCCTCACTTCAGGGAGTCATCAACGACGACGACGGCCTTGGTGAACGATCCGGGGTCACTCACGGCCGTCTCGAAGGCCTGCTGGATGTCCGGATAGGCGAAGTGCCGGTCGATCAACTCCGAGACCTTCAAAGCGCCGGAGCGGATGAGCTCGATGGTGGTCGGGTAGGAGTTGCAGTACCGGAACACGGTCTGGATCGTCACCTCACGGTTGATCGCCAGGAACGGCACCGGCGCCTCGCCGGGGACCGTGCCCACAACCATTAAGCGGCCGCGGCGCTTGACCACTTGCAGACCGAGCCTCACGGTGGGCACCGCGCCGGCGGTCTCGAAGACGACGTCGGCCCCGTACCGGCCGACGGCCTCCCGGATTCGAGCGACCGGGTCGCCCCCGCCGCTGTTGACAACGACGTCGACGCCGAGGCCGCGTGCCGTTCGGAGCCTGCTGTCCTGCAGATCGACGGCGAGAATCGTGCGCGCTCCGGCCATGCGGGCGACCATGGCGACCATGAGACCGACGGCGCCCGCCCCGAGTATGACGACGGTCTTTCCCAGGAGCGCGCCCGCCATCTCGACGGCGTGCACGGCCACCGAGGCCGGTTCCACCAGGGCTCCCTCATCCAGGCTGAGCTCATCGGGCAGCGGGAACACCAGTGCGGCCGGATGCACCAGGTACTCGGTTAAGCCGCCGCGGTAGTTGGGGGCGGTGGCCATGAAGTCCACACTCGGGCACACGTTGTAGTGCCCGGACAGGCAGAATTCGCAGGTGTAGCAGGGGATGCCGGGCTCGATGCAGACGCGGTCGCCGGCCTTCAACTCCGCCACGCCGTCACCGACGTCGACGACGACGCCCGCGGGCTCGTGCCCCAGCCCCACCTCCTGCCCGGGCTGCGGCGGGATGTAGGGGCCGGACTTGAAACCGTGCATGTCCGAGCCGCACATTCCGACCCGGGCGATCTTGATCAGAACCTCGCCGGGGCCGGGCGTCGGGCGCTTACAGGCCTTGATGGTCATTAGGCCGGGGTGGTCGAGTACGGCCTTGGAATTGGTGCTCATGTGTGTATCTCCTCTTTGAGAAACTAAGCGGCTTTAGCCGTGCGGATAGGTAGTGCCATCTCTTCGACGCTGCGCCCCCGGGTCTCGATGCCGAAGAGAGCCAGCACCAGTGCGCAGGCGCTGAGCAGCAGGCCCAGCACCACGAATACGGCGATCACACCGAACTCGGTCAGCAGCCACGCCACCAGGTAGGGCGAGGCGATGGCGACGACCCGGCCGATGGAATTGGCGATGCCCAGGCCGCGCATCTTCTGCGCCGTCGGCCAGATCTCGGGCGCGTAGACGGCCGAGGAGAAGCTGTTGTAGACGTACAGGACCACGATCATCAGGGTGCCGACCGCGAGAATCGTGGCCTCGGAGGTCTGCCGGGAGTAGACGTACCCCAGCACGGCCACCAGGACGATAAGCCCCGGCCCGAGGACCTTGCGGGGCAGCAGGTCCATGATCAGTGTGGAGATGAACACCCCCACCGGAGCGCCGATCATCATGATCATCGACATTGCCAGCGACTTGGAAATGTCGATCCCCTGGTTGACGAATATGGTCGGCACCCACTGGGTGATGGTGTACAGAGACAGGTTCATGGCGATCAGGGTGGCGGTGGCCACCAGGGTGCGGCGGCCCAGCTCGCCGGTGAAGAACGCCGAGAGCGGAACCGCGACCTCGGTCTGCGGGACGGGTGCGGCTTCGGCAGTGCCGCCGTGCGCAGCATCAGCAGTGTCACTGACGCCGGCGGCCGGCGGGCGGGTGGCTGCGTCGTCGGGACTGGCGACGAGGACACCACCGGAGCGGGCGGCGGCCCTGCGGACGATGGCGACGCCGTCGTCGGCTCTGCCCGAGGCGATCAGCCAGCGGGGCGATTCTTCGAGCTGGAAATGGACGACGACGAGTATCGCCAGCGCCAGGGTCCCGGCCACCACGAATACCGCCCGCCAGCTCAACGCCGGAATGAGCACGGCGGCCAGGATCGCGGCGATCAGGGGGGAGAGGTTGCCCAGCAGGGAGATGCGGGCCGACCAGGTGCCGCGCACCCGGGCCGGCATGAACTCGGTGAAGGTGCCGTAGCCGAGGACGATGCCGCCGCCCATACCGATCCCCATCAGGCCCCGGCAGATGATCAGGAAGATCATGCCCGGGGTGCAGGCCGCCGTCAACGCCATGGAGCCGAATACGAGGATGCACATCTCATAGGTGCGCTTGCGACCGATCCGGTCCCCGAGACTGCCCGCGGCCAGCGAGCCCACGAAGAAGCCCATCATCATCGCCGAGGAGAAGAAGGCGTTCCAGTAGTTGTTCGACCATCCCCGGTCCACCAGGTCGGCCAGGACCGAGTTCCCCGAGGAGTTCAGGATGCCGTTGAATTGAAGCGCCAGCCCCAGCACCCAGAACACCTGCCAGTGCCAGCGGGACACCGGCAGCCGCTCCAGGGTGGCCAGGGCCCGCGCGGAGTCCATCTGTGTATCCGTCGGACCCGCATCCGGCCGACCGATCTTTCGACTCATTGTGCCCTCAACCCCTCGGTGGTCGGCGGATGCCCGCCGGTGACCCGGTTGAGGTCGCCGGCCACCACGGGCATGGCCTGTGCCTGCCCGGCGGAGCCCAACAACTCGATCTTCTCCAGGGCGCGCTGCTTGAGCGCCGCCCGCACACGCAGCTGCGTGTCCACGTAGCTGGTGGATGTGTCCTCCCGGATGGCGGCCATGGCCGCCTGACCCAGCTCGGAGTGGATATTTACCTTGGCGACGCCGCTGGCGATCGTTCGGCGCACGTCGTCGTCCGGGATGCCGGAGGCTCCGTGCAGCACGAGTGGGACGTCGACGGCCTCACGTACCGCCGCCAGCACGTCGTGGGCGATGCGCGGCGGGGAGCTGTAGGGGCCGTGGATGTTGCCGATGGCGACCGCCAGGGCGTCGCAGCCGGTTCGCTCCACGAACTCCGCGGCCTGGGCGGGATCGGTGTACTGATAGTGCGCCAGCGCCGCCTCGTAGTCGCCGTAGTCACCCACATGGCCCAGCTCGGCCTCCACCGGCACGCCGCGCGGGTGGAAGTAGTCCACAACGCGTTTGGTCTCGGCGATGTTCTCCTCGAAGGGCAGTTTCGAGGCATCCCGCATGACGGCGTTGTTGCCGTGGATGTAGGCGTTGTGGACGATGTCGAAGCTGCGCCCGTGGTCCCAGTGGACGATGGTGGGAACATTCGCATGCTCCGCCATATTGCGCATCAGCCAGGCGAACTCCTCGAATACGACGTTGCCCGTGAAACTCGTTCCGAAGGAGATGATGACGGGGGAGCGGGCCTCCTGTGCGGCGTCCATGACGCCCATGAGCATTTCGGCGTTCCACGTGTTGAAGTGGGGCACCGCGTATCCCTTCGCCTGCGCGTGGCGCAGCCACCACACCAGATCTGCCAGCATGTTGTGTTGTTCCTTCCTTAAGCCGGGGTCGGTGGAATCAGTCGATGAGGCCGATCTTCGAGGGCAGTCCTCGAAAGTCAGTCCTCAAAGTCATAGGTGAGGACGACCTTGATGGCGTCCTTGGCGGCCATGGCCTCGAAGCCTTTCTCCCATTCGGACAGGCCGAAGCGATGGGTGATCATCGGCTCGAGCTGGACTAGTCTGTGGTCGACCAATCGCAGCACGTTGCGCCAGGTGGTCGAGTCGTAGGCCATGTGGCCGATGAGCGAGATGTTCCACTCCGTGATGCGGTTGATCGGGAAGTTAAGCGGCTTGAAGCCCATGCCGGCGCGGACGATCTCCGCATTGGGCCGCACCATGGTGATGGCCTGCTCCAGGGCGATGTTGGCGCCGGAACACTCGATC
This genomic stretch from Actinomyces qiguomingii harbors:
- a CDS encoding carbohydrate kinase family protein, producing MTILDVLCVGSAVVDIPLHPVDRRVFDTVSYPVDDISMQVGGDALNESIILSRLGARVGLVTAVGDDAAGAFITTTARSEGVDVSRVRVRRGLTTSLNVGLVQPGGERTFITNRNGSLWLTEEGDLDVSGRIGFAKALTFGSIFNNPLLSGKWMADLFRRAKAAGMLVCADMVPSRTGAGLEEITEALRYVDYFFPNADEAIALTGARNEFEAAAVLGSHGVTNTVLKLGARGCLVHNADATEIVPAIGRDAVDTTGAGDNFAAGYIRALLRGMNPVDAAVFANGVAGLSVTRVGGTAAVRSLEQVEEFIAGIDTSTVPNK
- a CDS encoding alcohol dehydrogenase catalytic domain-containing protein, which codes for MSTNSKAVLDHPGLMTIKACKRPTPGPGEVLIKIARVGMCGSDMHGFKSGPYIPPQPGQEVGLGHEPAGVVVDVGDGVAELKAGDRVCIEPGIPCYTCEFCLSGHYNVCPSVDFMATAPNYRGGLTEYLVHPAALVFPLPDELSLDEGALVEPASVAVHAVEMAGALLGKTVVILGAGAVGLMVAMVARMAGARTILAVDLQDSRLRTARGLGVDVVVNSGGGDPVARIREAVGRYGADVVFETAGAVPTVRLGLQVVKRRGRLMVVGTVPGEAPVPFLAINREVTIQTVFRYCNSYPTTIELIRSGALKVSELIDRHFAYPDIQQAFETAVSDPGSFTKAVVVVDDSLK
- a CDS encoding MFS transporter, which encodes MSRKIGRPDAGPTDTQMDSARALATLERLPVSRWHWQVFWVLGLALQFNGILNSSGNSVLADLVDRGWSNNYWNAFFSSAMMMGFFVGSLAAGSLGDRIGRKRTYEMCILVFGSMALTAACTPGMIFLIICRGLMGIGMGGGIVLGYGTFTEFMPARVRGTWSARISLLGNLSPLIAAILAAVLIPALSWRAVFVVAGTLALAILVVVHFQLEESPRWLIASGRADDGVAIVRRAAARSGGVLVASPDDAATRPPAAGVSDTADAAHGGTAEAAPVPQTEVAVPLSAFFTGELGRRTLVATATLIAMNLSLYTITQWVPTIFVNQGIDISKSLAMSMIMMIGAPVGVFISTLIMDLLPRKVLGPGLIVLVAVLGYVYSRQTSEATILAVGTLMIVVLYVYNSFSSAVYAPEIWPTAQKMRGLGIANSIGRVVAIASPYLVAWLLTEFGVIAVFVVLGLLLSACALVLALFGIETRGRSVEEMALPIRTAKAA
- a CDS encoding class II fructose-bisphosphate aldolase is translated as MLADLVWWLRHAQAKGYAVPHFNTWNAEMLMGVMDAAQEARSPVIISFGTSFTGNVVFEEFAWLMRNMAEHANVPTIVHWDHGRSFDIVHNAYIHGNNAVMRDASKLPFEENIAETKRVVDYFHPRGVPVEAELGHVGDYGDYEAALAHYQYTDPAQAAEFVERTGCDALAVAIGNIHGPYSSPPRIAHDVLAAVREAVDVPLVLHGASGIPDDDVRRTIASGVAKVNIHSELGQAAMAAIREDTSTSYVDTQLRVRAALKQRALEKIELLGSAGQAQAMPVVAGDLNRVTGGHPPTTEGLRAQ